One genomic segment of Aquipluma nitroreducens includes these proteins:
- a CDS encoding cupredoxin domain-containing protein — protein sequence MQNSILILFLVLAGMSTLVFTFVYLSSKKAGKDDQGIRNPLRTRFWFLLILFVILGIFASVTIPRSPYFLFSDETPARVIHVSAMQFTFLMSDKAIDPKNPVGEASIELPANKLVEFRVTSLDVNHGFAIYDQSNRLIAQTQAMPGYVNCLRWKFKEPGNYTILCLEYCGMAHQVMRASLTIK from the coding sequence ATGCAGAATTCAATTCTAATATTATTTTTGGTTTTAGCAGGTATGAGCACGTTGGTTTTCACCTTCGTATATCTTTCTTCTAAAAAAGCCGGAAAAGATGATCAAGGGATACGCAACCCATTAAGAACAAGATTTTGGTTTTTACTAATCCTGTTTGTGATTCTGGGTATTTTCGCGTCGGTTACAATTCCCCGTTCGCCCTATTTTCTTTTTTCAGATGAGACCCCTGCCCGTGTAATACATGTGTCGGCCATGCAATTTACTTTCTTAATGTCTGACAAAGCAATAGATCCTAAAAATCCTGTGGGAGAAGCTTCCATCGAATTGCCTGCAAACAAGCTGGTCGAATTTAGAGTAACCAGCCTGGATGTAAACCATGGCTTTGCAATATACGATCAATCTAACAGGTTAATTGCCCAGACTCAGGCAATGCCAGGATATGTAAACTGCTTGCGATGGAAATTTAAAGAGCCTGGAAACTATACCATTTTATGTCTTGAATATTGTGGAATGGCACATCAGGTCATGCGAGCCTCCTTAACTATTAAATAG
- a CDS encoding SCO family protein produces MKNILNILIIALLLAGCANTEKKLPIIGHPIITGNDTIYSTIKPFTFLSQDSAVVTGKTFDDKIYVADFIFLSCTSICPIMTSEMKKVYEAFKTNPHIFFLSHTIDPENDTIPRLKSFAEALGVDGHKWFFVTGEKDSIYSMAENSYFATAYPDKSSPGNYIHSGGLLLVDTHKHIRGVYDGTIPKETERLIADLRTLLNEQFPK; encoded by the coding sequence GTGAAAAATATCCTGAATATTTTAATAATTGCCTTGCTTCTGGCTGGTTGTGCAAACACCGAAAAGAAATTGCCAATCATTGGGCACCCAATCATAACAGGCAACGATACTATATATTCTACGATTAAACCATTCACATTTTTAAGTCAGGATAGTGCTGTGGTTACCGGGAAAACCTTCGACGATAAAATATATGTTGCCGATTTCATATTTCTTTCCTGTACTTCTATATGTCCGATTATGACCAGTGAAATGAAAAAAGTATATGAAGCATTTAAAACAAATCCGCATATCTTCTTTCTGTCGCACACCATTGATCCTGAAAATGATACAATACCAAGGCTAAAATCATTTGCTGAAGCTCTGGGGGTCGATGGCCATAAATGGTTTTTTGTAACCGGAGAAAAAGACAGCATTTATTCGATGGCGGAAAACAGCTATTTTGCAACGGCCTACCCTGACAAATCGTCTCCCGGTAATTATATTCACAGTGGCGGCCTTTTGTTGGTTGACACCCACAAACACATTCGTGGCGTGTATGACGGAACAATCCCAAAAGAGACGGAACGTTTGATTGCTGATCTGAGAACCCTTTTAAATGAACAGTTTCCGAAGTAA
- a CDS encoding c-type cytochrome: MKKETLIAISLVLIMAASCSSPKKDNQKSTETVQTSNPEQATPEEKNTQVASATVGYGEKLYKDKGCLVCHQLNKKLVGPAVKDIAAAYSGNKAGLTAYLKGEGKSIVDPSQSSVMQPQIAITKALSAEELDAIVDYILSIK, from the coding sequence ATGAAAAAAGAAACTTTAATCGCAATTAGTTTGGTTTTAATAATGGCCGCATCATGCAGCTCACCGAAAAAGGATAATCAAAAAAGTACCGAAACAGTACAAACAAGCAATCCGGAACAAGCAACACCTGAAGAAAAAAATACCCAGGTAGCTTCTGCAACAGTCGGATACGGAGAAAAACTGTATAAAGACAAAGGGTGCCTGGTTTGCCATCAATTGAACAAAAAACTGGTTGGTCCGGCTGTTAAAGATATTGCAGCGGCTTATTCAGGAAACAAAGCGGGTTTAACAGCTTATTTGAAAGGTGAAGGCAAATCCATTGTTGATCCATCTCAATCCAGCGTGATGCAACCACAAATAGCCATTACAAAAGCATTGTCTGCTGAAGAATTAGACGCAATAGTTGACTATATTCTTTCAATTAAGTAA
- the tal gene encoding transaldolase encodes MKKVLIALNYDSTAQKVAKAGFSIAKSINAEVILLHVIADPVYYPSVGYSPIMGFTGIVNECPLQSDSVAGLKKASQHFLDKCKQLLGYKSIQTRVKKGDFAESILRSSKDLHADIIVMGSHSWKWLEDITLESATEKVLDHSSIPVFIIPSKQKRKKQKDKKNTIMKNNPLVKLETLGQSIWLDYIRNDMFESGELKQLIEKDGLQGMTSNPSLFEKAISESHIYDNDISALALQQSNAKVIYETLSQRDIQKAADEFRNLYEKTNGREGYVSLEVNPHLAHDTNGTIEEARRLWIALNRPNVLIKVPATTEGLPAMRQLIIEGINVNVTLLFGLSRYRQVIKAYIAGLTARLDQGKPVKNIVSVASFFLSRIDSVMDPVEADFIASHGEQAHFATDIRGQVAISYAKIAYEIYKKTFEGKQFARLALEGALPQRLLWASTKTKNHDYSDVKYVEALIGPDTINTITLETLQAYRNHGNPALQLEVDIAQAKWVMSELAEVGIDIKKISRKLEEDGIKKFIESFDKLLEVIAKKSLENSPKKESDDRFLLGDEEKRNKNNNLKSVS; translated from the coding sequence GTGAAAAAAGTACTGATTGCGCTGAATTATGATTCAACAGCACAAAAAGTAGCAAAAGCAGGTTTTTCAATTGCTAAATCCATAAATGCTGAAGTTATTTTGCTGCATGTAATCGCAGATCCGGTGTATTATCCTTCAGTAGGATATTCTCCGATCATGGGATTTACAGGTATAGTGAATGAATGTCCTTTGCAATCAGATAGTGTTGCAGGACTGAAAAAAGCATCGCAGCATTTTCTTGATAAATGCAAACAACTTCTTGGATATAAGAGCATTCAAACCCGTGTAAAGAAAGGTGATTTTGCAGAATCGATATTAAGGAGTTCAAAAGATTTGCATGCTGATATTATAGTTATGGGCTCTCACAGCTGGAAATGGCTGGAAGACATAACGCTGGAGAGTGCTACAGAAAAGGTTTTAGATCATTCTTCTATTCCGGTTTTCATCATACCATCCAAGCAGAAAAGAAAGAAACAGAAAGATAAAAAAAATACGATCATGAAAAACAACCCTTTAGTAAAATTAGAAACACTCGGCCAATCGATATGGTTAGATTATATCAGGAATGATATGTTCGAAAGTGGTGAGTTGAAACAGCTGATTGAGAAGGATGGACTGCAAGGAATGACTTCGAACCCATCCCTCTTTGAGAAGGCAATATCGGAAAGCCATATCTACGATAATGACATTAGCGCATTAGCGCTTCAGCAAAGTAATGCGAAAGTAATCTATGAAACACTCAGCCAGCGAGACATACAGAAAGCTGCTGACGAATTCAGAAACTTGTATGAAAAAACAAATGGCAGAGAAGGATATGTAAGCCTGGAAGTGAATCCTCATCTGGCACACGACACCAATGGCACAATAGAGGAAGCCCGTCGGTTGTGGATAGCATTAAATCGACCCAATGTTTTGATTAAAGTTCCGGCAACTACCGAAGGCTTACCTGCAATGCGGCAACTTATTATCGAAGGAATTAATGTCAATGTTACTTTATTATTTGGATTATCGCGATACAGGCAGGTTATAAAAGCCTACATTGCTGGCCTTACAGCGCGTCTTGATCAGGGTAAACCGGTTAAGAATATTGTTTCAGTAGCAAGCTTTTTTCTAAGCCGAATAGATTCTGTGATGGATCCGGTAGAGGCAGACTTTATTGCTTCACACGGAGAACAGGCACATTTTGCCACAGATATTCGTGGACAGGTTGCAATTTCTTATGCTAAAATTGCTTATGAAATTTATAAAAAGACATTTGAAGGTAAACAGTTCGCTAGATTAGCCCTCGAAGGAGCCTTACCCCAAAGGCTACTTTGGGCTAGCACAAAAACCAAAAATCACGATTATAGTGATGTTAAATATGTAGAAGCTCTTATTGGGCCTGATACAATCAATACAATTACTCTCGAAACTCTTCAAGCTTATCGTAATCACGGCAATCCTGCACTCCAATTAGAAGTTGACATTGCTCAGGCTAAATGGGTGATGTCTGAATTAGCAGAGGTCGGGATCGATATAAAAAAAATTAGCAGAAAACTTGAAGAGGATGGGATCAAGAAATTTATTGAATCTTTTGATAAGCTGTTGGAAGTAATTGCAAAAAAGTCATTAGAGAATTCTCCTAAAAAAGAATCTGATGACCGTTTTCTTCTTGGTGATGAAGAAAAAAGAAATAAAAATAACAATTTAAAATCAGTATCATGA
- a CDS encoding SPFH domain-containing protein has protein sequence MYSTIAVVFLSLLGIRIVRPTHRGLIERLGKYHNFAYPGFHWIIPIIDRLYMVNVTEQMVDAEPQEIITNDNLNARVDAQVYFRVKSDEESVKGSIYNVNNYKSQIVNLARTTLRNIIGTLTLKSANSERGKINAELYKTLHNETQSWGIEIVRTELKEIDPPKDVQETMNKVVKAENEKIAAIDSATAAETVADGIKRAKIKEAEGFKQSKILHAEGEAEAIKLVNEAADKYFIGNAQLLRKLEALEVSLGDNTKIVIPTGTELVNIIGEMAGVVPLNKKQK, from the coding sequence TTGTATTCAACAATAGCTGTTGTATTCCTATCTCTCTTAGGAATAAGGATCGTACGGCCAACCCATCGTGGTTTGATCGAACGGCTCGGAAAGTACCATAATTTTGCCTATCCTGGATTTCACTGGATTATTCCAATTATCGATAGATTATATATGGTGAATGTTACTGAACAAATGGTTGATGCCGAACCACAGGAAATAATCACCAACGATAATCTGAATGCACGCGTTGATGCACAAGTTTATTTTAGGGTGAAATCTGATGAAGAAAGTGTTAAAGGATCGATCTACAATGTTAATAATTACAAATCACAGATCGTTAATCTAGCACGTACTACACTACGAAATATCATTGGCACTCTAACGCTTAAGTCGGCAAACAGTGAGCGCGGGAAAATTAATGCAGAACTCTATAAAACACTTCATAATGAAACTCAAAGCTGGGGTATAGAGATAGTACGCACAGAATTAAAAGAAATCGATCCGCCAAAAGATGTGCAGGAAACCATGAATAAAGTGGTAAAAGCTGAAAATGAGAAAATAGCGGCCATTGATTCGGCTACAGCTGCAGAAACCGTAGCCGATGGTATAAAACGAGCTAAGATTAAAGAAGCAGAAGGCTTTAAGCAATCGAAGATATTGCATGCCGAAGGAGAAGCCGAAGCAATTAAACTGGTCAATGAAGCAGCGGATAAATATTTTATCGGAAACGCTCAATTATTGAGAAAGCTAGAGGCTCTTGAAGTATCACTTGGTGATAATACTAAAATTGTAATTCCAACAGGTACCGAACTGGTCAATATTATCGGAGAAATGGCAGGAGTAGTACCGTTAAATAAAAAACAAAAATAA
- a CDS encoding carboxymuconolactone decarboxylase family protein, whose amino-acid sequence MKSNQLYPETTKEIYDKRVALAPEMAEAFHNFGKAVFKVGALSEKTKQLIAVAVAHVTQCPYCISSHTKLALRKGASKEEIMEAIWVASEMRAGAAYAHAALAIDEMESIKP is encoded by the coding sequence ATGAAAAGTAATCAGCTCTATCCTGAAACAACAAAAGAAATTTACGACAAAAGAGTGGCTTTGGCGCCTGAAATGGCAGAAGCATTCCACAATTTCGGGAAAGCGGTTTTTAAAGTAGGTGCACTGTCTGAAAAAACAAAACAGCTTATTGCCGTAGCAGTGGCACATGTAACCCAGTGCCCGTATTGCATAAGCAGCCACACGAAATTGGCTTTGAGAAAAGGAGCCAGCAAAGAAGAAATTATGGAAGCCATTTGGGTAGCTTCGGAAATGCGGGCAGGAGCCGCTTATGCTCATGCTGCTTTGGCGATAGATGAAATGGAATCAATTAAGCCATAG
- a CDS encoding DUF488 domain-containing protein, with the protein MIQIKRVYEKPEDEDGIRILVDRLWPRGLTKEKASIDIWLKDIAPSTELRKWFGHDPEKWNEFKKRYLAELNENKKSVAMLKEQLTNGVVTLIFGAKDEEHNEALVLKELFSR; encoded by the coding sequence ATGATTCAGATCAAAAGAGTATATGAAAAGCCGGAAGACGAAGATGGCATACGAATCCTTGTTGATCGACTTTGGCCACGTGGATTGACAAAAGAAAAAGCCAGCATCGATATATGGTTGAAGGATATTGCTCCAAGTACAGAACTCCGGAAATGGTTTGGTCATGACCCTGAGAAATGGAATGAATTCAAAAAACGCTATCTGGCTGAACTCAACGAAAACAAGAAGTCAGTTGCAATGCTGAAAGAACAGCTAACAAATGGAGTTGTAACCCTGATTTTTGGTGCAAAAGATGAAGAGCACAATGAAGCACTTGTTCTTAAAGAACTCTTTAGCCGCTAA
- a CDS encoding cupin domain-containing protein, which yields MQELFGKGKVLNLEEMIEYSSGGVISKQVLKNQSGNITLFSFDKGQGLTEHTAPFDAIVQVLDGEAQIIIGGNPNLVRMGESIIMPANVSHALQAVEQFKMLLTMIKG from the coding sequence ATGCAAGAACTATTTGGTAAGGGAAAAGTACTGAATCTGGAAGAAATGATAGAATATTCATCCGGAGGAGTCATAAGCAAACAGGTATTGAAAAATCAGTCCGGAAATATAACCCTGTTCTCCTTTGATAAAGGACAAGGCCTGACTGAACACACTGCACCGTTTGATGCCATTGTACAGGTATTGGATGGTGAAGCACAAATCATTATTGGAGGAAATCCCAATTTAGTGCGAATGGGCGAATCCATTATTATGCCGGCAAATGTATCACATGCCTTGCAGGCTGTTGAACAGTTCAAAATGCTGTTGACTATGATCAAGGGTTAG
- the nadA gene encoding quinolinate synthase NadA has protein sequence MENNEILIKKIGKLRKEKNAVILAHYYQIPEIQEIADFVGDSLDLSKKSAETKADIIVFAGVNFMAETAKILSPDKRVFIPDMNAGCSLAESCPADKFKEFRERYPDHIVVSYVNTTAEIKAMTDITCTSTNAVRIIESIPNDQKIIFAPDRNLGNYLNSITGREMVLWDGACHVHEEFSLEKMLALLKMYPKAKLIAHPECQRPVLIAADFVGSTSALLKFTETDSGSEYIVATESGILHQMRKRNPNKTFIPAPPIDSTCGCNDCRFMKLHDLQKIYDSLNEEKFEVNLSSEIMEKARKPILRMFELSN, from the coding sequence ATGGAAAATAATGAAATACTGATAAAGAAGATTGGGAAGCTACGGAAAGAGAAAAACGCAGTTATCCTGGCACATTATTACCAGATTCCTGAAATACAGGAGATTGCTGATTTTGTTGGAGATAGCCTTGATCTGTCAAAAAAATCGGCTGAAACAAAGGCTGATATTATCGTATTTGCAGGGGTTAACTTTATGGCCGAAACGGCCAAAATTTTATCGCCAGATAAGAGGGTGTTCATTCCGGATATGAATGCCGGGTGTTCGCTGGCGGAATCATGCCCTGCGGACAAATTTAAGGAATTCAGGGAAAGATACCCCGATCATATCGTTGTTTCTTATGTGAATACGACAGCGGAGATTAAGGCAATGACCGATATTACCTGCACCTCCACCAACGCGGTCCGGATAATCGAAAGCATTCCAAACGATCAAAAGATAATTTTTGCGCCCGATCGGAATCTGGGAAATTACCTGAACAGCATTACAGGGAGAGAAATGGTTCTATGGGATGGAGCGTGTCATGTACACGAGGAATTTTCACTGGAGAAGATGTTGGCACTACTTAAAATGTATCCAAAAGCCAAATTAATTGCTCATCCAGAATGTCAAAGACCAGTTCTGATAGCCGCCGATTTTGTTGGCTCAACATCAGCTCTTCTAAAGTTTACCGAAACAGATAGTGGAAGTGAATATATTGTAGCCACAGAATCGGGCATCCTTCATCAAATGCGGAAACGGAATCCCAATAAAACATTCATTCCTGCGCCACCCATTGATTCAACATGTGGATGTAATGATTGTCGGTTTATGAAGCTCCATGATTTGCAAAAAATATACGACAGCCTGAATGAAGAGAAATTTGAAGTGAATCTAAGTTCAGAAATCATGGAAAAAGCAAGAAAGCCGATCCTGAGAATGTTTGAATTATCGAATTAA
- a CDS encoding ferredoxin reductase domain-containing protein, whose product MQHIVKIIEKSWLTHDVLCLRLERPLDYSFYAGQAIEVSLENPRFQGENAPFTLTGLSSEKYLELILKVYAGHNGMTLEISKLKQGDQLMIGDAWDSYKNLGPGMFIAGGTGITPCVALLRQLNVENRVSGSKLLFANKTEKDILLFEELCQMLGQNFINILSREKKNNFLYGHINLEVLKNQISKPNQPFYICGPGNFAEQIRDQLLELGIHKDMINISY is encoded by the coding sequence ATGCAACACATTGTTAAAATAATTGAAAAGAGCTGGTTAACTCACGACGTACTTTGCCTGCGGCTAGAGAGGCCATTGGATTATTCATTCTATGCCGGGCAAGCCATTGAAGTTTCGCTTGAGAATCCGCGTTTTCAGGGAGAGAATGCTCCTTTTACCTTAACCGGATTAAGCAGCGAAAAATACCTCGAACTGATCTTGAAAGTTTATGCCGGGCACAACGGGATGACCCTGGAGATATCAAAATTAAAGCAAGGCGACCAGCTAATGATAGGAGATGCCTGGGATTCGTATAAAAACCTTGGACCGGGAATGTTTATTGCAGGCGGAACCGGGATTACCCCATGTGTTGCTTTGCTGCGCCAATTGAATGTCGAAAACAGAGTATCCGGCAGCAAATTGCTTTTTGCCAATAAAACCGAAAAGGACATTCTTCTATTTGAAGAACTCTGCCAAATGCTTGGACAAAATTTCATCAACATTTTATCGCGCGAGAAAAAAAACAACTTTTTATATGGACATATTAATCTCGAAGTCCTGAAAAATCAAATTTCGAAGCCCAATCAACCATTTTACATCTGTGGTCCAGGTAATTTTGCTGAACAGATCCGTGATCAATTACTGGAGTTGGGCATCCATAAAGACATGATAAATATAAGTTATTAG
- a CDS encoding PLP-dependent transferase, whose amino-acid sequence MGNKEIYKAEMVGGTHGLTCIFPRLRDIVNYEEQRRVPEQGYPRFIPHPFVVAVQEKHRKEGYEVIAIQTLEAASFVHSNYFDAQTREHSEIKVGNNGKERYGLIYVSKEYAKSARDSVTNVGVILNSRKAQRILENSASGKKSDDLPYLLSKLEAGSSPELTFLFTSGMAAIYSVVSGFLKKETGAVVIGNAYVDTLKLFKNLPIRFPYNPTIFIESGSQIHVPDSASIVFLEIPTNPLLKVENLASIVQQAHAKGAVVIVDSTIASPFHFSPFDFDVDIIIHSTSKSLSGKNNHIGGVLFVNPQNPELAKKILPFPFEMDDDERIVLSENLRSFPERIKKMAENTEKIVEYLMSNSSVAKVYYPTGLKNGNGHVVSFELINDSFETAEVFYDNCTIRIKGPSMGFEKTMLMPYSLITHYHDNNVTLAEMGLKRYLMRLSVGTEDQDAIIRDLASGFSAISAQ is encoded by the coding sequence ATGGGAAACAAAGAAATATACAAAGCGGAGATGGTCGGCGGAACACATGGGCTGACCTGCATCTTTCCACGTCTGCGCGACATTGTTAATTACGAAGAGCAAAGAAGGGTTCCTGAACAGGGCTATCCACGATTTATCCCTCACCCTTTTGTCGTTGCAGTTCAGGAAAAACACCGGAAGGAAGGCTATGAAGTTATTGCCATTCAAACTCTGGAGGCTGCCAGTTTTGTCCATTCGAACTATTTCGATGCCCAAACCCGCGAACATTCTGAAATAAAAGTAGGTAATAACGGGAAAGAGAGATATGGGCTGATTTATGTAAGTAAAGAATACGCTAAATCAGCACGCGATAGTGTAACGAATGTAGGAGTTATTCTTAATTCCAGAAAAGCTCAACGAATACTCGAAAATAGTGCTTCCGGTAAAAAAAGTGATGATCTTCCGTATTTGCTAAGTAAATTAGAAGCAGGTTCGAGCCCGGAACTAACCTTTCTTTTCACCAGTGGCATGGCTGCAATTTATAGCGTTGTAAGTGGTTTCCTAAAAAAGGAAACTGGTGCTGTAGTAATTGGGAACGCCTATGTTGATACTTTGAAATTGTTTAAAAATCTACCAATAAGGTTTCCTTACAACCCGACTATCTTCATTGAAAGTGGAAGCCAGATTCACGTTCCGGATTCAGCAAGTATCGTATTTCTTGAAATCCCGACGAATCCTTTACTTAAGGTAGAAAATTTGGCAAGTATTGTACAACAGGCTCATGCAAAAGGAGCGGTTGTTATTGTTGACAGCACAATTGCATCACCATTTCATTTTTCGCCTTTTGATTTTGATGTTGATATAATTATTCATAGCACTTCAAAGTCATTAAGTGGTAAAAACAACCATATTGGTGGAGTTTTATTTGTCAATCCTCAAAATCCTGAACTTGCAAAAAAGATTCTGCCCTTTCCATTCGAAATGGATGATGATGAAAGAATTGTACTTTCTGAAAATCTTCGAAGTTTTCCTGAGAGAATAAAGAAGATGGCTGAAAATACAGAAAAAATTGTAGAATATCTCATGTCTAATTCCAGTGTCGCAAAAGTATATTACCCCACCGGATTAAAAAATGGGAATGGACATGTAGTTAGTTTCGAGCTTATAAACGACAGCTTTGAGACCGCTGAAGTATTCTATGATAATTGTACCATACGAATTAAGGGGCCCAGCATGGGATTTGAAAAAACAATGTTGATGCCCTATTCTCTGATTACGCACTACCATGACAATAACGTAACACTGGCTGAAATGGGATTAAAACGATACCTCATGAGGCTATCTGTAGGCACTGAAGATCAGGATGCCATCATTCGTGATTTAGCATCCGGATTCAGTGCCATCTCGGCACAGTAA
- a CDS encoding aspartate/glutamate racemase family protein — MKRIGIIGGLGPEATVDYYKEIINAFKNGNGDLNYPEIIIYSVNMAHFIGLMREKKYEQATAYISEKIEGLKQAGADFAVLSANTPHQLFDQLKERSGIPLISIVETTCIEAKSKGLKKAGLFGTDLTMKASFFPDVFRKQNIEVVAPDEEDRKLINYKLFSEIELGIFKDETREILIGIIEKMVREQEIDSLILGCTEFPLILTAETYAGIPVLNTTKIHVESIAKYCRENS, encoded by the coding sequence ATGAAACGAATCGGAATTATTGGAGGATTAGGACCCGAGGCAACCGTTGATTATTACAAAGAAATTATCAATGCCTTTAAAAACGGGAATGGAGATTTAAATTATCCTGAAATTATCATTTATAGTGTGAATATGGCACATTTCATCGGGCTGATGAGAGAAAAGAAGTATGAACAGGCCACAGCATATATTTCCGAAAAAATAGAAGGGTTGAAACAAGCCGGTGCTGATTTTGCTGTCCTCAGTGCAAATACGCCACACCAGTTATTTGACCAATTAAAAGAAAGGTCCGGAATCCCGTTAATCAGTATTGTTGAAACCACCTGCATCGAAGCGAAAAGCAAAGGACTAAAAAAGGCTGGGCTGTTCGGAACTGATTTGACCATGAAAGCCTCATTTTTCCCGGATGTTTTTCGGAAACAAAACATTGAGGTCGTTGCTCCTGATGAAGAAGACCGGAAACTAATCAATTACAAGTTATTCAGCGAGATTGAACTGGGAATTTTTAAAGATGAAACACGCGAAATCCTGATCGGGATCATAGAAAAGATGGTACGTGAACAAGAGATCGACTCACTGATTCTGGGTTGCACAGAGTTCCCATTAATCCTGACTGCGGAAACTTATGCAGGAATCCCTGTTTTAAACACAACTAAAATCCACGTCGAATCAATTGCAAAATATTGCCGCGAAAATTCATAA
- a CDS encoding RrF2 family transcriptional regulator, translated as MLGKTTEYAIRALVYIYIQNMEGERPGFKEIAKMIDSPEQFTGKVLQNLARAELVSSMKGRGGGFFFNEPTNPITLFKVIEAIEGKEYFSKCGFGLKRCDVNNPCPLHDDYAHVRDSFFKMVNERTIQSLANKINKREATLNRL; from the coding sequence ATGCTTGGAAAAACAACTGAATATGCAATAAGGGCTTTGGTCTATATCTATATTCAAAATATGGAAGGGGAAAGGCCTGGGTTTAAGGAAATTGCTAAGATGATCGATTCACCGGAACAATTTACAGGAAAAGTTCTGCAAAACTTAGCCCGTGCCGAATTAGTGTCATCCATGAAAGGTCGGGGGGGTGGCTTTTTCTTTAACGAGCCGACAAACCCGATAACATTATTTAAAGTGATAGAAGCAATAGAAGGTAAAGAATATTTTTCAAAATGTGGTTTCGGGTTAAAACGCTGCGATGTCAATAATCCTTGTCCATTGCATGATGATTATGCCCATGTAAGGGATTCATTCTTTAAAATGGTTAATGAAAGGACTATACAGTCGCTTGCCAATAAAATTAACAAACGCGAGGCTACGCTAAACAGATTATAA
- a CDS encoding cupin domain-containing protein, whose protein sequence is MNTQNIPKLVTLKTGESFKVYQVIGQAGMKMPLHYSTKEAVVIVQEGFAQLKIDEIKHMLQEGSTFIIPAHQNHTLSVKAKFKALVIMSKDSDIEFVE, encoded by the coding sequence ATGAATACACAAAATATACCCAAATTGGTTACGCTGAAAACTGGAGAATCATTCAAAGTTTATCAGGTAATCGGACAGGCGGGCATGAAAATGCCATTGCATTACAGCACCAAAGAAGCGGTAGTTATCGTTCAGGAAGGCTTTGCACAACTCAAAATTGACGAAATAAAACATATGCTTCAGGAAGGAAGTACGTTTATCATTCCAGCTCATCAAAACCATACTCTTTCTGTAAAAGCAAAATTCAAAGCGTTGGTAATAATGTCAAAGGATTCGGATATCGAATTTGTAGAATAA
- the ric gene encoding iron-sulfur cluster repair di-iron protein, translating to MKISPDASVGEVVKINFKTASIFQKNNIDFCCGGDKTISEACANAGLDTDQLIGQLETIAEQIDADSQYINDLSLEELSTYIIKRHHTYVRESITTIKKNLEKICQVHGEHHPELFEINRLFTDSSGNLIMHMQKEELMLFPFIRRLEISSGDDTPLPQSPFGSVSNPISAMLAEHQQEGDRFDQISILTERYTAPEDACTTYELTLKQLRDFENDLHRHIHLENNILFPKAIELEKQITK from the coding sequence ATGAAAATATCACCGGATGCATCAGTTGGAGAAGTAGTAAAAATAAATTTTAAGACTGCTTCTATCTTTCAGAAAAATAACATTGACTTCTGTTGTGGCGGAGACAAAACCATTTCAGAAGCGTGTGCTAATGCAGGGTTGGATACTGATCAACTGATCGGTCAACTGGAAACAATCGCAGAACAAATCGATGCTGATTCTCAATACATCAATGATCTGAGTCTGGAAGAACTCAGCACCTACATCATTAAAAGGCATCACACCTATGTCCGCGAAAGTATCACTACAATTAAGAAGAATCTTGAAAAAATATGTCAGGTTCATGGAGAACATCATCCCGAGCTCTTCGAGATAAACAGATTATTTACAGACTCATCAGGTAATTTAATCATGCACATGCAAAAGGAAGAACTTATGCTGTTCCCGTTTATCCGGAGGCTGGAAATCTCATCAGGGGATGACACACCCCTACCCCAGAGTCCGTTCGGCTCAGTTTCCAATCCTATCTCGGCGATGCTTGCAGAACATCAACAGGAAGGTGATCGTTTTGATCAGATTTCAATACTGACTGAGAGATACACAGCTCCCGAAGATGCCTGCACAACCTATGAACTCACCCTGAAGCAACTCCGCGATTTTGAAAATGATTTGCATCGCCATATCCATCTGGAAAACAATATTTTATTTCCAAAAGCCATTGAACTCGAAAAACAAATTACAAAATGA